The window GGAAATTTCTCCCTCACCTTCGTCATAAGGCGCGGCAATGATGGCGGCCTGACCGTTACGTATGTGGATATCCGAGTTGATGGTCAGGCCTTCACCACTGGCGCCACCGGCACCCAGCGTCACCTGGCCATCCATTTCGAATTCATAGGCGGGGTAAAAGCCCAGCGCCAGAAGCAGCTCGGTACCACCCTGCAGCGGTGCGTCGTCACCGCCTACCCGCAAGCCATTGATACGGTAACCGGCGTTTACATCCTCAAATCCAATCCTGAGACCATCATAGAAATGAGTGCCATTTATTTCTCCATCCCGGGTGACATTCACCGTCACATCACCTTGCCCCCATGACTGCAGGCCACTGAAGATAACCCGGTTTCCGTCCTCCGTGTAACTCAGATCAGCCAACTGCAGGCTCCATTCGGCGGACAACCTGAGCCCCTGCGGGCCGGCATCAGGATGCCCTCCGCCCTGCACGTATACGGCATTGGTATAGCTGCGACCGTTATACGTGTGATCCCGCAGCATGAAACTGACATTGACCTCGCCGAGGCTCTTGCCCCCTCCCCCCATCTCGATGCGGCCAATATTGAACTCCCCGTCCAGCGACCCCAGCGTTAGCCCCAGCGCATTACGGCCGAACCGGTCCGTGGTGACATCCATCCGCAGGTCATTGACGTTGTAATGGCCGGTAATATCCCTGAACGCAAGCATGTTGCTGTCGTCGTGATATATAAAAGAAGCGCTGTTAATCGTGGCCTGGTTGTCCAGGCGAAAACCCTCCCCGTCCCGACCGCCGGCAGTAATGCCCGTTTTCGAGGACAGGTCAAAGGTCCCGCTAAGCCCCCCGTAGCTGGGCAGTGCCTGTCCGGTGGCGACATCAAAGCTGTTGCCATGATTCACAGGATTACCGCTGTAGCGGATTGCCCCCACATCATAGGAACCCGTAATGCGTGGCGCATTGAATTCCAGCGTGTTACCAACAACATCCAGGGTGATGCCAAACGCCTCCACATCCAGAGTGACATCGTCGAGAAAGACTTCGTTGCCATTGGTACGATAGCCAAGGCGGGCACCAGTCATGGTGTAGGCCGTGTCGAACGTATAACCTGAAGATCCGTATGCCCCACCCGGACTGATGCGAAGACTGCCCTGCAGGCTGTGGTCAAAGAACACGCCGCCCATCCCGATACCCGGTGCGCCAGCCAGGCGGATATCGCCGAACTCGATGCGACGGTCTTCAACCAGGTAGTTGAGATTGAGCGCAGCGTCTTCCGTAATATCCACCCTGATAACATGAGCAGCCGATTCCCCCGGTCGGCTGGCGGAGCCGACACGAAAATCCTCCAGGTAGATGCCGTTACCATCATCAAAGTACGACAATCGATCTGCGGTCATGCCCAGCTCCATCTCCAGGGTTATACCGCTCTGGCCACTGATATCAGCCAGTTCGTCGTCGTCAAGGCTCTGCATGTCGGCAATCACGGGGGCTGACAGTGTCATAATGAGGAGCCAGCTAACCTCCGATCTGAAAGACTGCTTTGTAATACCGGGCATATCCCTCTCCCTATGGATTACCTGTGGGGAAAACCAGCAGGTTTCCCTCCATGATGACTTCACCCTGCATTTCCACCGCAAGAATGTCCGTTTGCCGGAAGCCCGGATCCGTCGGCCGGGGCATATTGCTGCCAGCAATCTTGAAACGGACATCGTTGTAACGGACGATATCCGGTAAACCGATCTCCATCACATCGCGATTGAACAGCTCACCATCACCACCGAACCCGGAGTCAATAGAGCGAACTCTCAGCGTCAGCCCTTCAAAGGCAAAATTGCCCCGTATTTCATCCAGTACCATCCAGCCGCCGTCTGCCTTCAGGCGATAGGCCAGCCTGGCACCGCACTTCTTGTCCGGGTTGTCACAGCGGCCGAAATAGCTGTTCTCGATCGGCCCGCCCATTTCGTTGATGCTGATGTCGCCGGACAGGTAAATACCGCCCTGACCGGAGACTTCGGCCAGGTCCTGGTCATCCAGGCGATCAAGTTCGGCAGCAGCCTGTTTTGCACCGAAAATGGCTATCACGACAAATGCAGCCTGACAGTATTGTTTATTCATGGCGCCAGATCCTTGGTTCGGATATCCAGATGCTGAATCAGCATGCCCTCGACCCGCGCCGACCCGAAGTCCCGGTCGGCCACGGAGAAGTTGCCAATATGCAGGTTACTGCGGTAGTCAGGGTTGGTGTAATAGTCCTCGTAGAAATCCCAGGTGTCTGTATCACTGCTGCCACGCAGCCCATCGGCGCCAATCGTCCCGGGAGCGGGCCGGTCAATGGCCGCCACTTCAACCACAAAGTTGCCAGTGCCATCCACATCGAAAAACACCGGCTGCAACTGGTTGCCGATGGCCAGTTCCAGGGCGAAATTGGTCATGGTGATACGGGAACCACAGGACAGGCCATCCTGGGAACAGGCGTTAATTGACAGTTCGGGTGACTGGAAATTGAGCTTAAACTGACCGACCATCTGCTGACGATCGTCATCTCCCCATAGCCGAAGATAACTGCCGTCAATCACTGCGCTCTTGGCGTGGATGTTGATGTTGGCTGAGCGGTCATCTCCCACCGCAACATTCATCTGCATGCCAATATCCGGGCGTTCGCCCACGAAATCCGCCGTTGCCGGGCGACTGGAACAGACGCCACTACCCGCCGCTGCGCCGGAGCTCATGCAATCGTAGCCCTGGGCTGCATCCATCAATGCCGGGGCCGCGAATTCAAGCACCGCCCTGTCCCGGATGCCGATAGTATTTCCGTCCACCACATCAATCCGGTAAGGGGTTACCAGTCGCCCCAGGTTCACCGGGCTCAGGTTCTGACCGTAGTTACTTCCGTTTCCGGAGATATAGAGGTGGTTGACCACGATCTCGACATCGCGACCATCGGTGCTCTTGAGACCTCCTATCTTGAAGATCCGCGCCTGGTTACCATCGACATCGGGTGCATCCGTGCCATGGGAAAATTTGAAATTTTCCAGCACGACACCGATTCCAGCACCGTCAATTTCCGACAGTTCCTGCTCGGAGAGGTCCTGAAGTTCGGCAATTGCGATCGCTGGTGCAAGGAGGGCGACCAGTACGATAATGGCGCAGGGTACGTGTGGTGTTTTAGCAACGGCACAACACCGCTTCAGAGACGATAACATCAGAATAGCCCCCTGCCCCGGTCAATATATTCAGTCCGGTAACGGTCGGTGCCGTAAAGCGCTTCATTCAGATTCACTTCAGTTGCACCGTTCGGAATGTTGAAGAATGCGCCGGACGTAGCACGGACAAAATCCTCCGGTGTCGGATTGGTGTTCTTGACGTCCTTCAGCCAGTCGAGATCCTTGGTCTGAAACGAGATAAACGCCCCGTCGGCAGGGCCCGTAATCCTCCGCTCATCGCCAACTTCCTCAACAGTACCTATCGGGAAACTGTTGTAGATATCCAGATCAAAACAGGAGTCGATACCCAGCACCAGGCAGTCCTGAGCGTAGACATAGATATCTCCGCTGCCACAGCTGAAAAAAGAGCAATCGGGTACTTCAATGCGGGAGCTGGAGCCCCAGCCAATAAGGTTTTTCACCGACCAGCGAGTAAAACCACCGGCATCTTCCAGCACGAAGCGTTCGCCATTGGGAATCCCTATATGCTCGGCCCTGATTGGATCCAGTTCGCCAATATTGGGGTCGCCCTCCTCGCCATAAACCAGTTCCGCCCTGGTCTGGAGCGGGCTTCCGCCCTCAAGCAACGGGGTCAGCAGAACAATCACCTGATCAAAGAAGTTGCCGCTG of the Marinobacter panjinensis genome contains:
- a CDS encoding DUF6160 family protein, with protein sequence MTLSAPVIADMQSLDDDELADISGQSGITLEMELGMTADRLSYFDDGNGIYLEDFRVGSASRPGESAAHVIRVDITEDAALNLNYLVEDRRIEFGDIRLAGAPGIGMGGVFFDHSLQGSLRISPGGAYGSSGYTFDTAYTMTGARLGYRTNGNEVFLDDVTLDVEAFGITLDVVGNTLEFNAPRITGSYDVGAIRYSGNPVNHGNSFDVATGQALPSYGGLSGTFDLSSKTGITAGGRDGEGFRLDNQATINSASFIYHDDSNMLAFRDITGHYNVNDLRMDVTTDRFGRNALGLTLGSLDGEFNIGRIEMGGGGKSLGEVNVSFMLRDHTYNGRSYTNAVYVQGGGHPDAGPQGLRLSAEWSLQLADLSYTEDGNRVIFSGLQSWGQGDVTVNVTRDGEINGTHFYDGLRIGFEDVNAGYRINGLRVGGDDAPLQGGTELLLALGFYPAYEFEMDGQVTLGAGGASGEGLTINSDIHIRNGQAAIIAAPYDEGEGEISQKGLWISDLSYDSHVRDMTIDVTDEGLDIIKGEAWSMMDVGNLRVGDKATGASFGRFVLQKYETGSSMTIVPGGAGDVCAGGSGSTPADCTASGGLWEARGEEGITIRLKQIFARAVSDTRKNAFTWETNRQTDSSGSPINNTGTRLVLNDIHTSDGGDFDGDGVDDNAFGMRTDLSVDVYQTKVVKKTDGADALGVTGARGDEKIMDAAAAAGYRYVSSPTATELENRPLGFAVQARSRFKELSINNIDLVHPTGGPQTAVYGVKMQNFDIEANLTATPIP